Proteins encoded together in one Macadamia integrifolia cultivar HAES 741 chromosome 8, SCU_Mint_v3, whole genome shotgun sequence window:
- the LOC122087625 gene encoding epoxide hydrolase A-like, with the protein MEGIEHGMVSVNGINMHIAEKGEGPVVLLLHGFPELWYSWRHQISALASHSYRAVAPDLRGFGDTDTPPSTTSYTAFHVVGDLIALIDLLGQDQIHGREGFHVFVEMIGVRFAASYPNSGGGMMEDLGW; encoded by the exons ATGGAAGGAATTGAGCACGGAATGGTGAGTGTGAATGGAATAAACATGCACATAGCGGAGAAAGGGGAAGGTCCTGTGGTGCTGCTTCTTCACGGGTTTCCCGAGCTCTGGTACTCATGGAGGCACCAGATTTCTGCATTGGCCTCCCACAGCTACAGAGCTGTGGCTCCTGACCTCCGTGGCTTTGGTGATACCGATACTCCTCCTTCAACCACCAGCTATACCGCTTTTCACGTTGTTGGGGATCTTATTGCCCTCATCGATCTCCTCGGCCAAGATCAG ATTCATGGGCGAGAGGGGTTTCATGTGTTTGTGGAGATGATCGGAGTTCGGTTTGCGGCTTCGTACCCCAACAGCGGTGGTGGGATGATGGAGGACCTCGGTTGGTGA